The sequence below is a genomic window from Mycetohabitans rhizoxinica HKI 454.
TTCAGACATGAGCAAAGCCTTTACCGGCTATGGGTTGCCTACGCCAGTTGTGAGTACGGCAGGATCACAAGTGCTGGGGGACTTGTGGTCGAACGTCGAGAACATGATGGACATCGAAATTGCTGGCGCGGCCTGGGCTTACGCGACCGGGACGGCCGCGACCCTCTTGATGCAGTTCGAGCCCAATAACGAAACCGGCATACCCAATGCGATCAACGCGCTTGTTGCGGCCGGTTGCGAGGTAATCTCAATTTCCTGGGGGGCGCCCGCTAATCTCCAGACGATGGAGGCTATTACCGCTCGCAAGGAGGCCTGCAAGCAGGCAGCGGTGCAAAATGTCCATGTCTTCGCCGCGTCAGGCGACGAGAGTCTTAATGACGGGACCAACTCTCGCACACCTGATGATCCATGCTGCGATCCCAACGTCTGGGGTGTGGGCGGAACCCGCTTGGTGCTCCAAGCGGATGGCTCGATCGCGCAGGAATCAGCGTGGGGCGATGGCAATGCCGCCGATAAGGGTGGTGGTGGTGGATTCGATTCGCGTGAACCGCTGCCAGACTACCAAGTGGGCGTTGTCCACAGCGAGCATCGTGGCAGCCCTGACAGTTCAGCCAACGCCGACCCCGGGACGGGCTATGCAATCGTCGCCAATGGACAATGGCTGATTGGCGGAGGGACTTCGGCGTCGGCCCCACTGACTGCCGGCTATGTCGCGGCAATCCTCTCAACCTTGCCTGGACCGATCAGCCAAAGCGTTCTCCAGCGCAAGCTCTATACGGCGCATAAGACAGCGTTCCGTGATATCTTGCTAGGAAGTAATGGCGCGCCGGCGCGGCCTGGTTGGGAGGAGGCGACTGGCCTCGGCTCCATTAATGGGCCCGGGCTGGCGGCTGCTCTGCAAAGCTAAACATCGGTCGATCGCCAAGCCCCCGTCGGGCTTGGCGGCTGTATCAGTCAGTCACGCCTGTTGAATGCTGTGGTGAACCGCTCTGGCTATTACGCGCATTGGCGATGCCTAGCCTAGTATCGCCCGTGTGCAGCAACAGGTCTACGTGAACACGGCGTTCGTGGCCAGCGGCGGCTGCTATGGCAGCCGCCCAGTGATGTACGAGTTGCGAGACCAAGGGCTGCATATCGGGCGCTACCGGCTCACTACAGTCAGCCTTTTTCGCGCGAAGGCTGGCGATGCTTCAGAAGAAACAGTGGATGCAAATCCATGTGCTCAGAACTCAAGGGTTGTCGTTGCGAGAGACCGCGCGGCGCCTGGGCGTGTCTCGCAACACAGTGACGCGTTACTTGGCATCGCAGGACGTGCCTCGCTACAAGCAACGTGAGCCACGGCCAACCAAGCTCAATCCATTTTAGGCGTACATCGTCGAGAGGATGCCAGCGGCGGCACCCGAGATGATTGCCGCGCCGGCACCAGAGCTGATTGTGCGTTTCGAGACCGAGCAGGGTCGGCAGATGCAATGCGACTTTGTCGTATTGCGTCGCGGCGCTGATCCGCTGTACGCGTTCACCGCCACGCTAGGTTTTAGCCGTTGGTGTCAGCAACACGTTGAAAATGGCTCTTCCCCACTTTGTGTGAAGTTTCACGTCACAAGTCAGCATCGATTCAGCACGCGAGTACGAAGCAGCTGAAAGCCGGCGCGGCCATACATTTGGCGCTTGAGAGTGATTCATCGGGCTCTGCCGGACCCCGAAGAATGAAGCGCACGACTGCTGCAGACGGATCTAGAAGGAATACGATTACGAGACAGCGGTGGTCGAGGTCAGCCCATTATTTGGTGCAATGAGCCCGTTTGAGAGTTGGACCCACAACCCTGCGAGCACCCCGAATTGTGACCGAGGGCACGTCGCCCTGCCGGAGCACGCTTACCAGCATCCGATAACGAGGATTGTCGCCGCTGCCATTCTTTCTCTTGCAGGAGGGTAGCATGCAGGTACTTTATTCGCGCTTTGCAGAGCTTTTGCACTACCACAAAGGGATTACTTGCGCTCGTCGCACTGGTTGGCCGTCCATGGCTGTTCCCACGTGACTATGGAAGCTACCGGCGTTTACTGGAAACCCGTGTGGCACGTTCTCGAAGGCTCCTTCGAACTAGTGCTGGGCAACGCTGCGCATATCCGGAATGTGCCTGGCCGCAAAACCGATGTCAATGACGCGACGTGGATCGCAGAGCTGCTCGCACACGGGCTGATTCGCTCCAGCTTCGTGCCGCCGGCTGCGATCCAGGCGTTACGTGATCTGACACGCACACGCAAATAGCTGACGCGTGAGATCGCCCAGCATTGTCTGCGTATCCAGAAGGTGCTTGAGGATGCCAATCTCAAACTAGGTAGCGTCCTGACTGACGTACTTGGCGGCAGCGGGCGCGCGATCCTGAAAGCCATCATTTCGGGTGAAGACGATCCGGTGCTGCTCGCGGCACTGGCGCAAGGACACGCGCGCAAGAAGACGAATAAACTACGTGAGGCATTGCGCGGGCGCATCACTTTCCATCACCGCACGATGCTCGCGCTGCATTTGCAGCTCATCGAGGCTCTTGAGCACGCGCTGACTGATCTGGATGCAGCATGGGGACTTGCTCTGACGCCAATCCGGCAGCACGTTCAACTGCTAAGAACCATTCCCGGCGTCGGTGACCTGACTGCGCGGGTCCTGGTGGCCAAGATTGGGATCGACATGACGCGCTTTGCTGATTCCGCTCACCTCATATCGTGGGTCGGACTGTGTCCGCGCAATGATGAGAGCTGGTAAGCGCCGCAGTACGCGCCTGCACAAGAGCGGCACATGGCTCAAGACGGCACTCGTGACCGCTGCATGGGCCGCAGTACGTACGAAGAACAGCTACCTGTTCGCCCAGTTCACTCGCATCAAGGCGCGGCGC
It includes:
- a CDS encoding S8 family serine peptidase; the encoded protein is MHSYLKQQSHMQSYLEQENHMRSYLEMRKKPYFDDLANIRPGGLTPAQVCQAYQFAKVQPVRPVKLGIVSLAGQYLSSDMSKAFTGYGLPTPVVSTAGSQVLGDLWSNVENMMDIEIAGAAWAYATGTAATLLMQFEPNNETGIPNAINALVAAGCEVISISWGAPANLQTMEAITARKEACKQAAVQNVHVFAASGDESLNDGTNSRTPDDPCCDPNVWGVGGTRLVLQADGSIAQESAWGDGNAADKGGGGGFDSREPLPDYQVGVVHSEHRGSPDSSANADPGTGYAIVANGQWLIGGGTSASAPLTAGYVAAILSTLPGPISQSVLQRKLYTAHKTAFRDILLGSNGAPARPGWEEATGLGSINGPGLAAALQS